The following coding sequences are from one Macaca mulatta isolate MMU2019108-1 chromosome 7, T2T-MMU8v2.0, whole genome shotgun sequence window:
- the TOMM20L gene encoding TOMM20-like protein 1 isoform X2, with protein sequence MFGERVQNLECDRRRLEQSSATRWLRRLPHTSSRTLGFLTSPQAWVRGVNAPLSAQEAARPDGPPRRRPLPAGPRPTLRLWDARGRMPSVRSLLGLLAAAAVCGAFAFLGYCVYLDRKRRGDPAFKRRLRDKRRAKPQKPEERGTQLWDPAKNKKLQELFLQEVRMGELCLSRGEHRMGVRHLSNALLVCGQPQELLKVFKHTLPPKVFEMLLHKIPLICQQFEADVNEQECLEDDPD encoded by the exons ATGTTTGGAGAAAGGGTTCAGAATTTGGAGTGCGACAGACGTAGGCTGGAACAGAGCTCTGCTACTCGGTGGCTGCGCAGGCTCCCGCACACATCCTCCCGAACGCTGGGCTTCCTCACCAGTCCACAAGCCTGGGTGCGAGGCGTCAACGCGCCGCTGAGTGCGCAGGAGGCCGCGAGGCCGGATGGGCCGCCGCGCCGACGCCCCCTGCCGGCCGGCCCGCGCCCAACGCTCCGCTTGTGGGACGCCCGCGGCCGGATGCCCTCCGTCcgctccctcctcggcctcttgGCGGCCGCGGCGGTCTGTGGCGCCTTCGCCTTCCTAGGCTACTGTGTTTACCTCGACCGGAAGCGGCGCGGGGACCCCGCCTTCAAGCGCCGCCTGCGGGATA AAAGAAGAGCCAAGCCTCAAAAGCCTGAGGAGCGGGGCACGCAG ttGTGGGATCCAGCGAAGAATAAAAAATTGCAAGAACTTTTCTTGCAAGAGGTACGGATGGGAGAACTTTGTTTATCTAGAG GAGAGCATAGAATGGGGGTTCGACACCTCAGCAATGCCCTTTTAGTGTGTGGGCAACCACAGGAACTTCTGAAGGTTTTCAAACACACACTCCCTCCCAaggtatttgagatgctgttgcACAAAATTCCCCTTATTTGCCAG CAATTTGAGGCAGACGTGAATGAACAGGAATGCTTGGAGGATGATCCTGATTGA
- the TOMM20L gene encoding TOMM20-like protein 1 isoform X1 gives MFGERVQNLECDRRRLEQSSATRWLRRLPHTSSRTLGFLTSPQAWVRGVNAPLSAQEAARPDGPPRRRPLPAGPRPTLRLWDARGRMPSVRSLLGLLAAAAVCGAFAFLGYCVYLDRKRRGDPAFKRRLRDKRRAKPQKPEERGTQLWDPAKNKKLQELFLQEVRMGELCLSRGEHRMGVRHLSNALLVCGQPQELLKVFKHTLPPKVFEMLLHKIPLICQFPDITANVCCYSSKDPSGVTF, from the exons ATGTTTGGAGAAAGGGTTCAGAATTTGGAGTGCGACAGACGTAGGCTGGAACAGAGCTCTGCTACTCGGTGGCTGCGCAGGCTCCCGCACACATCCTCCCGAACGCTGGGCTTCCTCACCAGTCCACAAGCCTGGGTGCGAGGCGTCAACGCGCCGCTGAGTGCGCAGGAGGCCGCGAGGCCGGATGGGCCGCCGCGCCGACGCCCCCTGCCGGCCGGCCCGCGCCCAACGCTCCGCTTGTGGGACGCCCGCGGCCGGATGCCCTCCGTCcgctccctcctcggcctcttgGCGGCCGCGGCGGTCTGTGGCGCCTTCGCCTTCCTAGGCTACTGTGTTTACCTCGACCGGAAGCGGCGCGGGGACCCCGCCTTCAAGCGCCGCCTGCGGGATA AAAGAAGAGCCAAGCCTCAAAAGCCTGAGGAGCGGGGCACGCAG ttGTGGGATCCAGCGAAGAATAAAAAATTGCAAGAACTTTTCTTGCAAGAGGTACGGATGGGAGAACTTTGTTTATCTAGAG GAGAGCATAGAATGGGGGTTCGACACCTCAGCAATGCCCTTTTAGTGTGTGGGCAACCACAGGAACTTCTGAAGGTTTTCAAACACACACTCCCTCCCAaggtatttgagatgctgttgcACAAAATTCCCCTTATTTGCCAG
- the TIMM9 gene encoding mitochondrial import inner membrane translocase subunit Tim9 isoform X2, producing the protein MAAQIPESDQIKQFKEFLGTYNKLTETCFLDCVKDFTTREVKPEEVNLMQQWTILWESPGKKRKKDLRKGEKR; encoded by the exons ATGGCTGCACAAATACCAGAATCTGATCAGATAAAACAG TTTAAGGAATTTCTGGGGACCTACAATAAACTTACAGAGACCTGCTTTTTGGACTGTGTTAAAGACTTCACAACAAGAGAAGTAAAACCTGAAGAG GTAAATCTAATGCAGCAATGGACCATACTTTGGGAAAGTcctgggaagaagaggaagaaagacctTAGAAAAGGTGAGAAGAGATGA
- the TIMM9 gene encoding mitochondrial import inner membrane translocase subunit Tim9 isoform X1 has product MAAQIPESDQIKQFKEFLGTYNKLTETCFLDCVKDFTTREVKPEETTCSEHCLQKYLKMTQRISMRFQEYHIQQNEALAAKAGLLGQPR; this is encoded by the exons ATGGCTGCACAAATACCAGAATCTGATCAGATAAAACAG TTTAAGGAATTTCTGGGGACCTACAATAAACTTACAGAGACCTGCTTTTTGGACTGTGTTAAAGACTTCACAACAAGAGAAGTAAAACCTGAAGAG ACCACCTGTTCAGAACATTgcttacagaaatatttaaaaatgacacaAAGAATATCCATGAGATTTCAGGAATATCATATTCAGCAGAATGAAGCCCTGGCAGCCAAAGCAGGACTCCTTGGCCAACCACGATAG